The Georgenia faecalis genome includes a window with the following:
- the pyrR gene encoding bifunctional pyr operon transcriptional regulator/uracil phosphoribosyltransferase PyrR, with protein sequence MPAATPPREDVVVLGPAEISRSLRRIAHEILERNDAGEDLVLLGIPTRGAPLAQRLVAQVREAAGGEDAGRRVTAGTLDVTMYRDDLRSQPTRTLLPTDLPAGGVDGTVVVLVDDVLYSGRTIRAALDAVADIGRPERIQLAVLVDRGHRELPVRADFVGKNLPTSRTERVSVRLAEIDGGDDAVTISKAGGAPS encoded by the coding sequence ATGCCTGCCGCCACCCCACCGCGCGAGGACGTCGTCGTCCTCGGCCCCGCGGAGATCTCCCGGTCCCTGCGACGGATCGCCCACGAGATTCTCGAACGCAACGACGCCGGCGAGGACCTCGTCCTCCTCGGCATCCCCACCCGCGGTGCGCCCCTCGCGCAGCGCCTGGTCGCCCAGGTCCGCGAGGCCGCCGGCGGCGAGGACGCCGGCCGCCGCGTCACCGCCGGCACCCTCGACGTGACGATGTACCGGGACGACCTGCGCAGCCAGCCCACCCGGACCCTGCTGCCCACCGACCTGCCGGCCGGGGGAGTGGACGGCACCGTCGTCGTCCTCGTCGACGACGTCCTCTACTCCGGGCGCACCATCCGCGCCGCGCTCGACGCCGTCGCCGACATCGGCCGCCCCGAGCGCATCCAGCTCGCCGTGCTCGTCGACCGCGGCCACCGCGAGCTGCCGGTGCGCGCCGACTTCGTCGGCAAGAACCTGCCCACCTCCCGCACCGAGCGGGTGAGCGTGCGCCTGGCCGAGATCGACGGTGGCGACGACGCCGTGACGATCAGCAAGGCGGGAGGGGCGCCCTCATGA